One segment of Curtobacterium sp. MR_MD2014 DNA contains the following:
- the xseA gene encoding exodeoxyribonuclease VII large subunit, whose product MAIEQGPPTADNPWPVALLGAKLRDWIDRLGTAWVEGEITQWNVAGGNVYGKLKDVEVDATVSFSIWSSVRSRVPADLGQGARVVAAVKPNYWVKGGSLTMQVVEMKHVGLGDLLERLERLRRTLAAEGLFDPSRKKRLPFLPHRIGLITGKDSDAEKDVKRNAQLRWPQVEFRTVHTAVQGERAVGEVTAAIVELDADPTVDVIIVARGGGDFQNLLGFSDEGLVRTAAAATTPIVSAIGHEADRPILDEVADLRASTPTDAAKRVVPDVAEELANVRQARARLGLRLSHTLSVEADRIAALRSRPALASTAWLVDTRAEEVARDLSRARELLDRRLERSHSDVGHLTGRLRALSPRDTLRRGYAIVQRSDGGVVRGTEDLDGATPVHVTLGAGTATGTLEPEGPGPDGSGA is encoded by the coding sequence ATGGCGATCGAACAGGGCCCGCCGACGGCCGACAACCCGTGGCCCGTCGCCCTGCTCGGGGCGAAGCTCCGCGACTGGATCGACCGACTCGGCACCGCCTGGGTCGAGGGCGAGATCACGCAGTGGAACGTCGCCGGCGGCAACGTCTACGGCAAGCTCAAGGACGTCGAGGTCGACGCGACCGTGTCCTTCTCGATCTGGTCGAGCGTGCGTTCCCGGGTGCCCGCGGACCTGGGGCAGGGCGCCCGCGTCGTCGCCGCGGTGAAGCCGAACTACTGGGTCAAGGGCGGCTCACTCACCATGCAGGTGGTCGAGATGAAGCACGTCGGCCTCGGTGACCTGCTCGAGCGGCTCGAACGGCTCCGGCGCACCCTGGCGGCGGAGGGCCTGTTCGACCCGTCCCGCAAGAAGCGTCTGCCGTTCCTGCCGCACCGGATCGGCCTAATCACCGGCAAGGACTCCGACGCCGAGAAGGACGTCAAGCGGAACGCGCAGCTCCGCTGGCCGCAGGTCGAGTTCCGCACGGTGCACACGGCGGTGCAGGGCGAGCGGGCCGTGGGCGAGGTCACGGCCGCGATCGTCGAGCTCGACGCCGACCCGACCGTCGACGTCATCATCGTCGCCCGGGGTGGCGGCGACTTCCAGAACCTGCTCGGCTTCAGCGACGAGGGACTCGTCCGGACCGCCGCTGCCGCCACCACCCCCATCGTCTCCGCCATCGGGCACGAGGCGGACCGCCCGATCCTCGACGAGGTCGCCGACCTGCGCGCCTCCACACCCACGGACGCCGCGAAGCGCGTGGTGCCCGACGTGGCCGAGGAGCTCGCGAACGTCCGCCAGGCCCGGGCCCGGCTCGGGCTGCGGCTCTCGCACACCCTGTCGGTCGAGGCCGACCGGATCGCCGCCCTCCGGTCGCGCCCGGCGCTGGCGTCGACCGCCTGGCTCGTCGACACACGGGCCGAGGAGGTCGCACGCGACCTGTCCCGTGCCCGTGAGCTGCTCGACCGACGCCTCGAGCGCTCGCACAGCGACGTCGGGCACCTGACCGGGCGGCTGCGCGCGCTCTCGCCGCGCGACACCCTGCGCCGCGGCTACGCCATCGTGCAGCGGAGTGACGGCGGGGTCGTGCGCGGCACCGAGGACCTCGACGGTGCGACGCCGGTCCACGTCACCCTCGGCGCGGGCACGGCGACGGGGACACTCGAGCCGGAGGGACCGGGGCCGGACGGTTCCGGGGCGTAG
- a CDS encoding 4-hydroxy-3-methylbut-2-enyl diphosphate reductase produces MTITNGRTVPLAPPRVHAARGRLRDEPVAGTKKVLLAAPRGYCAGVDRAVVAVEKALEQYGEPVYVRKQIVHNVHVVSTLEQRGAVFVDDVAEVPRGAHVVFSAHGVAPAVVAGAAERDLHAIDATCPLVTKVHREATRFAKADRTIVLIGHAGHEEVEGTMGHAPERTILVNGPEDVAALEVPDPDNLVWLSQTTLSVDETMETVRLLRERFPSIENPPSDDICYATQNRQVAVKKVAPDADLVIVVGSANSSNSVRLVDVALEYGAASAHRVDYAEEIRQDWLDGVRTVGVTSGASVPEELVTEVLEQLADAGYGTVEEVVTAHEDLMFSLPKELRTDAAGNPTRALGGRRS; encoded by the coding sequence GTGACGATCACCAACGGCCGCACGGTCCCGCTCGCCCCGCCGCGGGTGCACGCAGCGCGTGGTCGGCTGCGGGACGAGCCGGTCGCCGGCACGAAGAAGGTCCTGCTCGCCGCGCCCCGCGGGTACTGCGCGGGTGTCGACCGTGCCGTGGTCGCCGTCGAGAAGGCGCTCGAGCAGTACGGCGAGCCGGTCTACGTGCGGAAGCAGATCGTCCACAACGTCCACGTCGTCTCCACGCTCGAGCAGCGCGGCGCGGTGTTCGTCGACGACGTCGCCGAGGTCCCGCGCGGCGCACACGTCGTCTTCAGTGCGCACGGCGTCGCACCCGCCGTTGTGGCCGGTGCCGCAGAACGCGACCTGCACGCGATCGACGCGACCTGCCCCCTCGTCACCAAGGTCCACCGCGAGGCCACCCGCTTCGCGAAGGCGGACCGCACGATCGTCCTGATCGGCCACGCCGGTCACGAGGAGGTCGAGGGCACCATGGGCCACGCGCCCGAGCGCACGATCCTGGTCAACGGACCCGAGGACGTCGCCGCGCTCGAGGTGCCCGACCCCGACAACCTCGTCTGGCTGTCGCAGACCACCCTGAGCGTCGACGAGACGATGGAGACCGTCCGCCTGCTCCGTGAGCGGTTCCCGTCCATCGAGAACCCGCCGTCGGACGACATCTGCTACGCCACGCAGAACCGCCAGGTCGCGGTGAAGAAGGTGGCGCCCGACGCCGACCTCGTCATCGTCGTCGGTTCGGCGAACTCCTCGAACAGCGTGCGCCTCGTCGACGTCGCCCTCGAGTACGGTGCGGCGTCCGCCCACCGGGTCGACTACGCCGAGGAGATCCGCCAGGACTGGCTCGACGGTGTCCGCACGGTGGGTGTGACCAGCGGTGCCTCGGTGCCCGAGGAACTCGTCACGGAGGTGCTCGAGCAGCTCGCGGACGCCGGCTACGGCACCGTGGAAGAGGTCGTGACGGCGCACGAGGACCTCATGTTCTCGCTCCCCAAGGAGCTCCGCACGGACGCCGCGGGCAACCCCACCCGCGCCCTCGGCGGGCGTCGCTCGTGA
- a CDS encoding DUF6264 family protein translates to MSGLRGDWSSAPAREPGHVDETALGLEARPASAAPASDRRDGRVHGTPAPEYGEYAPEGWVNPVLVEQERRDRQRREADDRARAATQGPTDRGTARTTRPTDRRTPGGTGAGPSRGAAAGQERPTLSSRFGASQFDFVVTVALLAFGLLSVVQSLAVSDVASAVRRAFEQQGLELSDPTALSTAAAVGAIGNVVVFALVAWWSLRRLAARRWTFWVPLLGGAVASLVSLVAFAVVMFQDPGFVQVLMQQSGA, encoded by the coding sequence GTGAGCGGCCTCCGCGGCGACTGGTCGTCGGCACCGGCCCGTGAACCGGGGCACGTGGACGAGACCGCCCTCGGCCTGGAGGCCCGTCCCGCCTCCGCCGCACCGGCCTCCGATCGACGGGACGGCCGGGTCCACGGCACGCCCGCTCCCGAGTACGGCGAGTACGCGCCGGAGGGCTGGGTGAACCCGGTCCTGGTCGAGCAGGAACGGCGCGACCGGCAGCGGCGCGAGGCCGACGACCGTGCCCGCGCGGCGACCCAGGGGCCGACCGACCGTGGCACGGCACGCACGACCCGTCCGACGGACCGCCGCACGCCCGGTGGCACCGGCGCCGGGCCGTCGCGGGGTGCCGCGGCCGGTCAGGAGCGGCCGACGCTCTCGAGCCGCTTCGGGGCGTCGCAGTTCGACTTCGTGGTGACGGTCGCCCTGTTGGCGTTCGGTCTGCTGTCGGTCGTGCAGTCGCTCGCGGTGAGCGACGTCGCCTCCGCCGTGCGCAGGGCGTTCGAACAGCAGGGCCTGGAGCTCTCCGACCCCACGGCGCTGTCGACCGCCGCTGCCGTCGGAGCCATCGGCAACGTGGTCGTGTTCGCCCTCGTCGCGTGGTGGTCCCTGCGTCGGCTGGCCGCTCGGAGGTGGACGTTCTGGGTCCCGCTGCTCGGCGGGGCCGTGGCGTCGCTCGTCAGCCTGGTCGCCTTCGCCGTGGTGATGTTCCAGGACCCGGGCTTCGTGCAGGTGCTGATGCAGCAGTCCGGGGCCTGA
- a CDS encoding TetR family transcriptional regulator — protein MARWAPDTRERLRTAAMELFAERGFHATTVPDIVARAGVTRRTFFRHFSDKREVFFGDDEIPAIATRMIETAPAEEAPMRVVLDGLRRLAAERFDPRRDQVLAARRIISEEPDLRERDLRKQEDLRAAVRDGFRRRGEDDRTARSVAGLTVLVLQTALETWLEDADGTPLQDHLDATVDRVTGLLDTGR, from the coding sequence ATGGCGAGATGGGCACCGGACACCCGTGAGCGACTGCGGACGGCCGCGATGGAGCTCTTCGCGGAACGCGGCTTCCATGCGACGACGGTCCCCGACATCGTCGCGCGGGCGGGCGTCACCCGGCGCACGTTCTTCCGCCACTTCAGCGACAAGCGCGAGGTCTTCTTCGGCGATGACGAGATCCCCGCGATCGCGACCCGGATGATCGAGACCGCGCCGGCCGAGGAGGCACCGATGCGCGTGGTCCTCGACGGGCTCCGGCGGCTCGCGGCCGAGCGGTTCGACCCCCGCCGCGACCAGGTGCTCGCCGCACGACGGATCATCAGCGAGGAGCCCGACCTGCGGGAGCGGGACCTGCGGAAGCAGGAGGACCTGCGGGCGGCGGTCCGGGACGGCTTCCGTCGCCGCGGCGAGGACGACCGGACCGCCCGCTCCGTCGCCGGGCTCACGGTCCTCGTCCTGCAGACCGCGCTCGAGACGTGGCTCGAGGACGCGGACGGAACACCGCTGCAGGACCACCTCGACGCCACGGTCGACCGGGTCACCGGACTGCTCGACACCGGTCGCTGA
- a CDS encoding zinc-binding alcohol dehydrogenase family protein — translation MPDNSAALLREPRGALVVDRVPVPVPAEDEVVVRVRAAAVNPVDWVIQGTGPVTYRWLRTPAVLGSDVAGEVVAVGSGVTRFAVGDRVVGLATGTDRGRDPVHEGAFQEHTALLERLTAAVPDDVPLEQAAVLPLGASTAACALFQPKHLGLPLPGAADAPSDRSGVVVVWGGSTSVGMNAVQLARAAGYAVVSTASPRNAATVRSLGAEVVVDHGSPTAVDDLVAGVAGRPVVGAVALGTTSTAACIEVLRRTGGTALAMASTPVSLDRIAGRRRLFPAMLPVFTRLGLATLALTLRARRAGIRAAFVWGSSLRDDDLGPELWGRVLPEGLADGSIRPMPEPLVVGHGPGAVQGAIDRQRAGVSARKVVVTL, via the coding sequence GTGCCCGACAACTCCGCCGCTCTGCTCCGTGAACCCCGGGGCGCACTCGTCGTCGACCGGGTACCGGTCCCCGTCCCCGCCGAGGACGAGGTGGTCGTGCGCGTCCGCGCCGCTGCCGTCAACCCCGTGGACTGGGTGATCCAGGGCACGGGGCCGGTGACCTACCGCTGGCTCCGGACGCCGGCGGTGCTCGGCTCGGACGTCGCCGGCGAGGTCGTCGCCGTCGGCTCCGGCGTCACCCGCTTCGCGGTCGGCGACCGCGTCGTCGGACTCGCGACCGGGACCGACCGTGGCCGCGACCCGGTGCACGAGGGCGCGTTCCAGGAACACACCGCGCTGCTCGAACGCCTGACCGCCGCGGTGCCGGACGACGTGCCCCTCGAACAGGCCGCGGTCCTGCCGCTCGGGGCCTCGACCGCCGCCTGCGCGCTGTTCCAGCCGAAGCACCTCGGGCTCCCGCTCCCCGGGGCCGCCGACGCGCCGTCGGACCGCTCCGGCGTCGTCGTGGTCTGGGGTGGTTCGACGAGCGTCGGGATGAACGCGGTGCAGCTCGCCCGTGCCGCCGGGTACGCGGTCGTGAGCACCGCGTCGCCCCGGAACGCCGCGACCGTCCGGTCGCTCGGGGCCGAGGTCGTCGTCGACCACGGTTCGCCGACGGCGGTGGACGACCTCGTCGCCGGCGTCGCCGGACGCCCCGTCGTCGGTGCCGTCGCGCTCGGGACGACCTCGACGGCCGCGTGCATCGAGGTGCTCCGCCGGACGGGTGGCACCGCGCTGGCGATGGCGAGCACGCCGGTCTCCCTCGACCGGATCGCCGGCCGTCGGCGACTCTTCCCGGCGATGCTCCCGGTGTTCACCCGCCTCGGACTCGCCACGCTGGCGCTCACGCTGCGTGCCCGTCGTGCGGGGATCCGGGCCGCGTTCGTGTGGGGGAGCAGCCTGCGCGACGACGACCTGGGCCCGGAGCTGTGGGGCCGGGTCCTGCCCGAGGGGCTCGCCGACGGCTCGATCCGACCGATGCCGGAGCCGCTCGTCGTCGGGCACGGGCCGGGCGCGGTGCAGGGCGCGATCGACCGGCAGCGTGCAGGGGTGTCCGCGCGCAAGGTGGTCGTGACGCTCTGA
- a CDS encoding M18 family aminopeptidase translates to MTSDAIASSFAQYVTESPTAFHAAAVARDQLVAAGFTELSELDAWPTEAGAYVVIRDGAVIAWRLPESATPTTPFRILGAHTDSPGFRIKPNPAVRVGGWEQLNVEVYGGALLSTWFDRDLRIAGRVVDADGSVRLVSTDAVARIPNLAIHLDRGVNDGKEIDRQRHTLPVVGTDGTTGGTDVLGWLRGRLGEDAVSWDLFLADTQPPARIGIDREFLASGRMDNLTSVHAGLRGVVDAPTDGDHIPVFAAFDHEEIGSSTPSGAGGPFLEDVLGRVQEGLGATRSEAARAFRASWLLSSDAGHLVHPNQPEKHDPTNRPRPGAGPLLKISANQRYMTEAKGEAVWATACDTAGVSWQPFVNVNTIPGGSTIGPIAATRLGIPTIDIGVGLLSMHSVRELVHVDDLAALHGAVAAFLAG, encoded by the coding sequence GTGACCTCCGACGCCATCGCCTCCTCGTTCGCCCAGTACGTCACCGAGTCCCCCACCGCGTTCCACGCGGCCGCGGTCGCGCGGGACCAGCTCGTCGCAGCGGGGTTCACCGAGCTGTCGGAACTCGACGCCTGGCCGACCGAGGCGGGCGCCTACGTCGTCATCCGCGACGGCGCGGTCATCGCCTGGCGTCTGCCGGAGTCGGCGACGCCCACCACTCCCTTCCGGATCCTCGGTGCCCACACCGACTCCCCCGGCTTCCGCATCAAGCCGAACCCCGCCGTGCGAGTGGGCGGGTGGGAGCAGCTCAACGTCGAGGTCTACGGCGGCGCGCTCCTGTCCACCTGGTTCGACCGCGACCTCCGCATCGCCGGACGTGTGGTCGACGCCGACGGATCGGTGCGGCTCGTGTCGACCGACGCGGTCGCGCGGATCCCGAACCTCGCGATCCACCTCGACCGCGGGGTGAACGACGGCAAGGAGATCGACCGGCAGCGCCACACCCTGCCGGTCGTCGGCACGGACGGCACCACCGGCGGCACCGACGTGCTCGGGTGGCTGCGCGGCCGGCTCGGGGAGGACGCGGTCTCGTGGGACCTCTTCCTCGCGGACACACAGCCCCCGGCGCGCATCGGCATCGATCGGGAGTTCCTCGCGTCCGGCCGCATGGACAACCTGACGAGCGTGCACGCCGGGCTCCGCGGGGTCGTCGACGCGCCGACCGACGGCGACCACATCCCGGTGTTCGCGGCGTTCGACCACGAGGAGATCGGTTCCTCGACCCCGTCCGGTGCCGGGGGCCCGTTCCTCGAGGACGTGCTCGGCCGCGTGCAGGAGGGGCTCGGTGCCACCCGCTCCGAGGCCGCCCGGGCGTTCCGGGCGTCCTGGCTCCTGTCGAGCGACGCCGGACACCTCGTCCACCCGAACCAGCCGGAGAAGCACGACCCGACGAACCGTCCGCGTCCGGGAGCGGGCCCGCTCCTGAAGATCAGCGCGAACCAGCGTTACATGACCGAGGCGAAGGGCGAGGCCGTGTGGGCGACCGCCTGCGACACCGCCGGCGTCTCCTGGCAGCCCTTCGTCAACGTGAACACCATCCCCGGTGGCTCGACCATCGGCCCGATCGCGGCGACGCGGCTCGGCATCCCGACGATCGACATCGGCGTCGGCCTGCTGTCGATGCACTCGGTCCGTGAGCTCGTGCACGTGGACGACCTCGCGGCACTGCACGGCGCCGTCGCCGCCTTCCTCGCCGGGTAG
- the fbaA gene encoding class II fructose-bisphosphate aldolase, translating to MPIATPEQYAEMLERAKAGKFAYPAVNVSSSQTINAVLQGLQEAGSDGILQVTTGGADYFAGHTVKNRAAGALAMARFAHEVAKNYDVTVALHTDHCPKDALDGFVMPLIAASEEEVRQGRNPIFQSHMWDGSAVPLDENIEIARTMIEKTRNINAILEVEIGVVGGEEDGVQHEGTNDALYTTPNDVEKVVDALGLGDRGRWIAALTFGNVHGVYKPGNVKLRPELLGEIQASVAQKHGTGENPLDLVFHGGSGSTDDEIHEAVRNGVIKMNIDTDTQYAFTRSIADSMFRNYEGVLKIDGEVGNKKQYDPRAWGKVAETAMAARVVEAAKVLGSAGNSKG from the coding sequence GTGCCCATCGCAACGCCGGAACAGTACGCCGAGATGCTCGAACGAGCGAAGGCCGGCAAGTTCGCCTACCCCGCGGTGAACGTGTCCTCCTCCCAGACGATCAACGCGGTCCTCCAGGGCCTGCAGGAGGCCGGCTCGGACGGCATCCTCCAGGTCACGACCGGTGGCGCCGACTACTTCGCCGGGCACACCGTGAAGAACCGCGCCGCCGGCGCCCTCGCGATGGCCCGCTTCGCCCACGAGGTCGCGAAGAACTACGACGTCACGGTCGCGCTGCACACGGACCACTGCCCGAAGGACGCCCTCGACGGCTTCGTCATGCCCCTCATCGCCGCGAGCGAGGAGGAGGTCCGCCAGGGCCGCAACCCGATCTTCCAGTCGCACATGTGGGACGGGTCGGCCGTGCCGCTCGACGAGAACATCGAGATCGCGCGCACGATGATCGAGAAGACGCGCAACATCAACGCGATCCTCGAGGTCGAGATCGGCGTCGTCGGCGGAGAAGAGGACGGCGTCCAGCACGAGGGCACCAACGACGCGCTCTACACGACCCCGAACGACGTCGAGAAGGTCGTCGACGCGCTCGGGCTCGGCGACCGGGGTCGCTGGATCGCCGCGCTCACGTTCGGCAACGTGCACGGCGTCTACAAGCCGGGCAACGTCAAGCTGCGCCCGGAGCTCCTCGGCGAGATCCAGGCCTCGGTCGCGCAGAAGCACGGCACCGGTGAGAACCCGCTCGACCTCGTCTTCCACGGCGGCTCCGGCTCGACCGACGACGAGATCCACGAGGCCGTGCGCAACGGTGTCATCAAGATGAACATCGACACGGACACGCAGTACGCGTTCACGCGCTCGATCGCCGACTCGATGTTCCGGAACTACGAGGGCGTGCTGAAGATCGACGGCGAGGTCGGCAACAAGAAGCAGTACGACCCGCGTGCCTGGGGCAAGGTCGCCGAGACCGCCATGGCGGCCCGCGTCGTCGAGGCGGCGAAGGTCCTCGGCTCGGCCGGCAACAGCAAGGGCTGA
- the glpX gene encoding class II fructose-bisphosphatase produces the protein MTPTTETGSLFLQPDRNLALELVRATEAAAIRAQPWVGRGEKNLADGAAVDAMRKFLGTVNFDGVVVIGEGEKDDAPMLFNGEHVGNGHGPACDIAVDPIDGTSLTAAGRQNAISVMAVSDRGSMYDPSAVFYMDKIAAGPEGRGVLDLEKPIGENIRALAKAKHKDIEDMQIAVLDRPRHDELIRAIRATGAGTRLLLDGDVAGGISAALPGSKIDMCVGVGGTPEGIITACAIKALGGVILGKLQPKDDEERQKALDAGHDLDKVLDQDDLVTGDNTFFVATGVTDGVLVDGVRRSRGVIHTDSLVLRSRSNTIRRIQADHRAEKWF, from the coding sequence GTGACTCCCACGACTGAGACCGGCTCCCTGTTCCTCCAGCCCGACCGCAACCTGGCGCTCGAGCTCGTGCGTGCGACGGAGGCCGCCGCGATCCGTGCGCAGCCGTGGGTCGGCCGGGGCGAGAAGAACCTCGCGGACGGCGCAGCCGTCGACGCGATGCGGAAGTTCCTCGGCACGGTGAACTTCGACGGCGTGGTCGTCATCGGCGAGGGCGAGAAGGACGACGCCCCGATGCTCTTCAACGGCGAGCACGTCGGCAACGGCCACGGCCCGGCCTGCGACATCGCGGTCGACCCGATCGACGGCACCTCGCTCACCGCCGCCGGCCGGCAGAACGCCATCTCCGTGATGGCCGTCTCCGACCGCGGCTCGATGTACGACCCGTCGGCGGTGTTCTACATGGACAAGATCGCCGCGGGCCCCGAGGGTCGTGGCGTCCTCGACCTCGAGAAGCCGATCGGCGAGAACATCCGCGCGCTCGCGAAGGCGAAGCACAAGGACATCGAGGACATGCAGATCGCCGTCCTCGACCGTCCGCGCCACGACGAGCTCATCCGCGCGATCCGCGCAACGGGCGCCGGCACGCGCCTGCTGCTCGACGGCGACGTCGCCGGTGGCATCTCGGCGGCACTGCCCGGTTCGAAGATCGACATGTGCGTCGGTGTCGGCGGTACGCCCGAGGGCATCATCACCGCGTGCGCGATCAAGGCGCTCGGCGGCGTGATCCTCGGCAAGCTCCAGCCCAAGGACGACGAGGAGCGCCAGAAGGCACTCGACGCCGGGCACGACCTGGACAAGGTCCTCGACCAGGACGACCTCGTGACGGGCGACAACACGTTCTTCGTCGCGACGGGCGTCACCGACGGTGTCCTCGTGGACGGTGTCCGCCGGTCGCGCGGTGTCATCCACACCGACTCGCTCGTGCTCCGCTCGCGCTCGAACACGATCCGCCGCATCCAGGCCGACCACCGCGCCGAGAAGTGGTTCTGA
- the rmuC gene encoding DNA recombination protein RmuC, which produces MQILALVIGLVLGTAVGAVVAWSLARSRAGVDAAAARATADVLRAQLDSVRADAEERLDAQDAQYRRQVDSLERRAAELEHLVQRMHGADAARNQGESKVLSALSPVAQTLDVMRAKIAELEQSRSEQYGALSAQLRSAAESEERLRATADTLASALSSNSTRGVWGETQLRNVVEAAGLLERVDFDVQSSVTTTAGTARPDMVVHLPGGKTIAVDAKVPFSAYLQAAEIPASATGAEGARREQLIAQHVKALRAHVDALAAREYWTGYDASPELTIAFIPSESLVSSALAADPGLLDHAFRKRIALASPVTLWSVLKTVAFSWQQDVVTAEARELFRVSRELYGRLATMGGHVDKLGRAIRGSVVDYNRFVGSLERQVLPSARRLSLLDESKVLADPATIDDEPRLLTAPELVGALDED; this is translated from the coding sequence ATGCAGATCCTCGCCCTGGTCATCGGCCTCGTCCTCGGTACGGCCGTCGGTGCCGTCGTCGCGTGGTCGCTCGCCCGCTCGCGCGCCGGGGTGGACGCGGCAGCCGCACGGGCGACGGCCGACGTGCTGCGTGCGCAGCTCGACTCGGTGCGCGCCGACGCCGAGGAGCGCCTCGACGCCCAGGACGCCCAGTACCGCCGGCAGGTCGACTCCCTCGAACGCCGTGCCGCCGAGCTCGAGCACCTCGTGCAGCGCATGCACGGCGCCGACGCGGCGCGGAACCAGGGCGAGTCGAAGGTGCTGTCGGCGCTGAGCCCGGTCGCGCAGACGCTCGACGTCATGCGCGCGAAGATCGCCGAACTCGAGCAGTCCCGCAGCGAGCAGTACGGTGCCCTCTCCGCGCAGCTGCGATCCGCCGCCGAGTCCGAGGAACGGCTCCGCGCGACGGCGGACACCCTCGCGAGCGCCCTGTCCTCGAACAGCACCCGCGGCGTGTGGGGCGAGACACAGCTCCGGAACGTCGTCGAGGCCGCGGGGCTCCTCGAACGCGTGGACTTCGACGTGCAGTCCTCCGTCACGACGACCGCGGGGACCGCCCGACCCGACATGGTCGTGCACCTGCCCGGCGGCAAGACGATCGCCGTCGACGCGAAGGTGCCGTTCAGCGCCTACCTGCAGGCGGCCGAGATCCCGGCGAGCGCGACGGGTGCCGAGGGTGCCCGGCGCGAGCAGCTCATCGCGCAGCACGTCAAGGCGCTCCGGGCGCACGTCGACGCCCTCGCCGCCCGCGAGTACTGGACGGGCTACGACGCGTCGCCCGAGTTGACGATCGCGTTCATCCCGTCCGAGTCGCTGGTCTCGAGCGCGCTGGCCGCCGACCCCGGACTGCTCGACCACGCCTTCCGCAAGCGCATCGCACTGGCGTCACCCGTCACGCTGTGGTCGGTGCTGAAGACGGTGGCGTTCTCGTGGCAGCAGGACGTCGTCACCGCCGAGGCACGCGAGCTCTTCCGGGTGTCCCGCGAGCTGTACGGCCGCCTGGCCACCATGGGCGGGCACGTCGACAAGCTCGGCCGGGCGATCCGGGGGTCCGTCGTCGACTACAACCGCTTCGTGGGGTCGCTCGAGCGCCAGGTGCTGCCGAGCGCCCGGCGGCTGTCGCTGCTCGACGAGTCGAAGGTGCTCGCCGACCCGGCGACGATCGACGACGAGCCGCGGCTGCTCACCGCGCCGGAGCTCGTCGGCGCCCTCGACGAGGACTGA
- the iolC gene encoding 5-dehydro-2-deoxygluconokinase — MTDEAPHVHDVITMGRVSVDVYPQQTGPLEDVTTFSKSVGGSATNVAVAAARHGADAAVITRTGNDPFGRYIARTLPEFGVANDFVEPVEGLNTPVAFCEIFPPDDFPLYFYRAPKAPDLMITSESLPLHAIERTRVFWTTVTGLSEEPSRSAHDAAAAARSAALRAPGATGRHTVLDLDYRAVFWPEPAAATREVAVALDHATVAVGNREECEIAVGETDPLRAADALLERGVELAIVKQGPRGVLAKTRDETVAYRPHAVDVVNGLGSGDGFGGALVHGLLQGWSLDRTLAFANAAGAIVATRFECSTAMPTSDEVEGFLRTNPAPATAEEGVGA; from the coding sequence ATGACCGACGAAGCCCCGCACGTCCACGACGTGATCACGATGGGACGCGTCAGTGTCGACGTCTACCCACAGCAGACCGGACCGCTCGAGGACGTCACCACCTTCTCGAAGTCCGTCGGTGGGAGCGCGACCAACGTCGCCGTCGCCGCCGCCCGGCACGGCGCGGACGCAGCGGTGATCACCCGCACCGGCAACGACCCCTTCGGCCGCTACATCGCCCGCACCCTGCCCGAGTTCGGCGTCGCGAACGACTTCGTCGAGCCGGTCGAGGGCCTCAACACGCCCGTGGCGTTCTGTGAGATCTTCCCGCCGGACGACTTCCCGCTCTACTTCTACCGCGCGCCGAAGGCGCCGGACCTGATGATCACGTCGGAGTCCCTGCCGCTGCACGCGATCGAACGGACGCGGGTGTTCTGGACGACCGTGACGGGACTCAGCGAGGAGCCGAGCCGCAGCGCGCACGACGCGGCCGCCGCGGCACGGAGCGCGGCACTGCGGGCGCCGGGCGCCACCGGGCGGCACACCGTGCTCGACCTCGACTACCGAGCGGTGTTCTGGCCCGAGCCGGCGGCCGCGACGCGCGAGGTCGCCGTCGCTCTCGACCACGCCACCGTCGCCGTCGGCAACCGTGAGGAGTGCGAGATCGCCGTGGGGGAGACCGACCCCCTGCGCGCCGCCGACGCCCTGCTCGAGCGCGGCGTCGAGCTCGCGATCGTGAAGCAGGGCCCGAGGGGCGTGCTGGCGAAGACCCGCGACGAGACCGTCGCGTACCGACCGCACGCCGTCGACGTCGTCAACGGCCTCGGGTCCGGCGACGGGTTCGGCGGAGCACTCGTGCACGGGCTGCTGCAGGGCTGGAGCCTCGACCGCACCCTCGCCTTCGCGAACGCGGCCGGGGCGATCGTCGCCACCCGGTTCGAGTGCTCGACCGCGATGCCGACGAGCGACGAGGTCGAGGGCTTCCTGCGCACGAACCCCGCGCCGGCGACCGCGGAGGAGGGCGTCGGTGCCTGA